One genomic window of Halogeometricum rufum includes the following:
- a CDS encoding LLM class flavin-dependent oxidoreductase produces the protein MKLGTGLFTCQRRPDDGRSSSEVYDEMLTLGRAIDDAGLDSAWVSEHHFTEDDYLSGTMPALGALAAVTEDVELGTCIALAPLYDAVRLAEDVATVDNISGGRTTLGLAIGSNPDEFDAFGVPREERVDRLTDAVNVCRAAWSPGPLEYGADFHDVSPEVNVTPKPAHDVPVMLGGSAKPAVRRAARTADAWCAPSALSVEGVRKRVEDVRSVREAEGLDGDFGIYVLQHGFVADSAEEAWDAMADGYLYLQRRYAELFSGESVDSLSDERVAELREQAIFGSPETVVGELERYRDALGDDIHVVLRTYYPGIGTDRMVECVERLGRDVAPHLR, from the coding sequence ATGAAGCTCGGAACGGGACTGTTCACCTGTCAGCGACGGCCCGACGACGGCCGTTCGTCGAGCGAGGTGTACGACGAGATGCTGACGCTCGGGCGCGCCATCGACGACGCGGGACTCGACAGCGCGTGGGTGTCAGAACACCACTTCACCGAGGACGACTACCTGTCGGGGACGATGCCCGCCCTCGGCGCGCTCGCGGCCGTCACCGAGGACGTGGAACTCGGGACGTGCATCGCGCTCGCACCGCTGTACGACGCGGTGCGACTCGCCGAGGACGTCGCGACGGTGGACAACATCTCGGGCGGGCGGACGACGCTCGGCCTCGCCATCGGGTCGAACCCCGACGAGTTCGACGCGTTCGGCGTCCCCCGCGAGGAACGGGTCGACCGACTCACGGACGCCGTGAACGTCTGTCGGGCGGCGTGGTCGCCGGGGCCACTCGAGTACGGCGCCGACTTTCACGACGTCTCTCCCGAGGTGAACGTGACGCCCAAGCCCGCCCACGACGTGCCCGTCATGCTCGGCGGGTCCGCGAAACCGGCCGTCCGGCGCGCGGCGCGGACCGCCGACGCGTGGTGCGCGCCGTCGGCACTCTCCGTCGAGGGGGTGAGAAAGCGCGTCGAGGACGTTCGGAGCGTCCGCGAGGCGGAGGGACTCGACGGCGACTTCGGGATATACGTGCTCCAGCACGGCTTCGTCGCCGACTCCGCCGAGGAGGCGTGGGACGCGATGGCGGACGGCTACCTCTACCTCCAGCGTCGCTACGCCGAACTGTTCTCCGGCGAGTCCGTCGACTCGCTCTCCGACGAACGCGTCGCGGAACTCCGCGAACAGGCCATCTTCGGGTCGCCCGAGACGGTGGTCGGGGAACTGGAGCGGTACCGCGACGCTCTCGGCGACGACATCCACGTCGTCCTGCGGACGTACTACCCCGGCATCGGCACCGACCGGATGGTCGAGTGCGTCGAGCGACTCGGCCGCGACGTCGCGCCGCACCTGCGTTGA
- a CDS encoding PaaI family thioesterase, translating into MDVEEFFESMPFARLLGVEVTEAADGHAEGRIEMREELSWNADRVMAHGGVTFTLADTVGGAALVSEVDQPVPTIDLRIDYLEAGTGDLFAEADVVRLGGDVGTVDVEVYAADDDTHVASARGVYKTG; encoded by the coding sequence ATGGACGTAGAGGAGTTCTTCGAGTCGATGCCGTTCGCACGGTTGCTCGGCGTGGAGGTCACCGAGGCGGCCGACGGGCACGCCGAGGGTCGAATCGAGATGCGCGAGGAGTTGTCGTGGAACGCCGACCGGGTGATGGCGCACGGCGGCGTCACGTTCACCCTCGCAGACACCGTGGGGGGTGCGGCCCTCGTGAGCGAGGTGGACCAGCCGGTGCCGACGATAGACCTGCGCATCGACTACTTGGAGGCCGGGACGGGCGACCTGTTCGCGGAGGCGGACGTGGTCCGTCTCGGCGGCGACGTGGGGACGGTGGACGTGGAGGTGTACGCGGCCGACGACGACACCCACGTGGCGAGTGCGCGCGGCGTCTACAAGACGGGGTGA